ATCACCTACGTTGACAACAATGGTCCCGAAACAGCCTGTTTTACCCGAATATCCGGGCACCAAGTTCAGCAGTGAGTCTTTCACTAGACAATTCCAGCCTGACTGGTATAAAAAGTATCCATGGCTTAGTTACGATGTCGAAAAAGACGTGTGTGTATGTTTTGCCTGTATAGAGTTTGGAAAGgatgcatcttttgttttcaagaattggaagaatccatcaaagttaacaaaacaCAGCCAAAGTGAGAATCATGTAAGTTGCATGACTAAGTGGCTGCAGTtcaaagcaatggaaagaaagaatAGCAGTGTTCTGCAGCAACTAAGCAGTGCACATCAAGAGCAGGTCATAATTAACAGGAAATATTTACAAGTGATAATCGAATGCTTGATTTTCACTGCTATGCAAAATTTTGCTGTTAGAGGCCATGAAGAAAGTCGAAAGGATATCTGGAAAGTGTCAGATATAAACAGAGGAAACTTCCTCGAATTAGTCCATTTACGATGCAAAGACTTGCCATGGCTGCAGTCAAACCTCCAGGCACAGCTCCAGTTGCATGCTCAGTGGACATCACCCAGTATCCAAAATGAGCTACTTGCAATAGTGTCAGACCTTGTGCTTGAGAGAATCACGACAGAAGTAAGGAAGAGTGGTTACTTTGGAATCATCATGGATGAAACTTCAGACATCAGTAGAACCGAAGAGGTATATCCTTGTGCCTCAGGTACGTTATCAATGGtgagacaaaagaaactttcgttGGTTTCTTTGCCGCTGCCTCTACGGAGGGGGAAGTTCTGTACGAGCTCGCAAAAACAGTCATAAATAAGCTGGATTTAAGGTTGGAAAACATTATTGCCGAATGCTTTGATGGCGCTGAGAACATGAGTGGTATTCGCAAGGGCCTTGCTACGCGTATGAAGGAATGTTCACCTCTCGGAATATATGTACATTGTTGTGGTCATCTTTTAAATTTGGCTGTTCAGGACAGCATGACTGAAAATGAAACTCTCCGTAATGCCCTCTGTACAATCCAGAGTCTTTACAATTTCTTACACAGGAGTACCAAGCGCCATGCGTTATTCAAGGACATTGAAATTCATGAAGAGGATGTTGCCCTTACATTAAAATCTTTGAGTACCACTAGATGGTCCTGTCGCTGGGCGGCGGTGAGGGCCGTGCTAGAGCAAGTGCCGAGGATAACGGAAGCCCTGGTCACTTTATCAAAGGATCGTGATCCTAAGACCTACAGCGAAAGTAATTGGTTTCTCCACTcaatttgtgactttgaattcgtttatgGCTTGATGGTTTTGAAGCTCATCTTATCCAACACTGATAATTTGAGTAGATATCTACAGGGAGAACAGATGGATGTCATCACTGCCAAGAAGACTGCTGATGCTGTTGTTAAGACACTGAGCAATTGTCGCAATGAAGAGAGCTTTACTCTGATGTGGTCACATGCTGATGTTATAGCgcaaaataatcaaaataggAATCGAGGGTACGCAATTTACCTTCAGAGATGCCAAGGTGCCTCGAACCAGACCATCATGCCGACTTCAGAGCCTTACTGGTGAGACACCTGCTGCAGCAAACGACAGCTCACAACAGACGGCAAAAGACCACTTTCGTATCACAGTTTATTACACAAGTATTGTCAGTGAACTTCAATCAAGGTTTGAGGGCAATGACCAGGAGGTTTTGTGCGCATTGGGCGAAATTGTATTCAGCCGTTCTCCAAGCATCAACAACATCCAAACTGTATCAAATTTCTATCGTGTGGATAGCGAAATGCTATAAAGTGAGAAatcaatctttgaaaactacGACTGCGGGGACCCATGCCAGAGAAAAAACGCAGCCGTGATGCTAAAGACCATGCATCAAAATGGTCTCCATGACATTTTACCTGTTCTATATTAAGTTGCCTCCATCCTGGCCACAATTCCTGCATCCTCGTGATCTTCTGAAGGGTCTTTCAGCGCCCTTCGCCACATCAAGACATTTTAAGATCCACAATGGGACAAGACCGACTTAGCAATATCGCTGTTATTAACATTATTGAAAGAGAGTATGCAAACAAGACAATGCAGAATGACATGCAAAGGATTATTGACATATTTGGGCGTCGAAGTAATCGTTCTTCATACTTCTTTTAAAGTTCAAATGGATAGGTTTTATCTCTCACTTCATGGTTTTGTATTTTAGAAATGTTGATCTCGATTTACCGAAATATCTGAACTATTTTGAACGCCCGTGCTCTCACGGTATGGCGATGAAAACTTCACGTCATGAAAGAATCACCTTGTGCATCTGTGACCAacaagtttcattctggcaaaTTACGTTCAGCCCCCCCAACAAAATTTTTCCCGTACGCCGATGTCAGCTATACTCATAAAAATCAAGAAGAACTTGACCAAGTTAAAGAGATAAGTACTGATAATGTTATACCACCACATACTGTTCTAAATGTATAGGGGCTAGCTCTCCTTCTAACCAGGTCACTGAACTTAAGAACTTAGTGATTTTAAATGTAACTTCTCCTGTTTCCGCTATTCCACACcttacaaatattgatgtagATCATAATATGCCCTCTGATCAGAACTTTAACTATTATACTAGACATGAATTTCATTCCAATTATGACATAAATGACTTCTCAACACATTCGAAGTCATTTGCTGCTTTACACTGCAATATTAGAAGTTTGCAGTGTAATCTTGAgaattttgttcatttgctATCTGAATTGCAGCTTCCTTTTTCAGTGATAGGGGCTTTTGgaaattaagtttaaggttGATAAGGATACCATAACAAATGTTAATATTCCAggttaaaattttatttcaaagccAAGCCTCTCAAATGCAGGGGGTGTTGGCTTATctataaacaataatttaacTTTTACTGTTCTACCAGAACTATCAATTACAAATGTCGATTTTGAAGCTCTTTGGATAGAGATTAATTGTGACGGTCAATCCAATCTAATCTGTGGAGTTATATGTAGACAcccaaatggaaattttgaTAATTTTTATGGTTTATATTAACAAGATAATTGAAAACATACATCTCCAAAATAAGTATTCCCTCATAATGGGTGACTTCAATATCAATCTCTTGAATTCTTGCAAGCCATCAGATGATTTCATTAATTCCCTTGCTTCCTTCTTTTACGAACCTCACAGTTTAAAACCCTCCAGTATAACTGGTCACACTGCTACTCTAATTGATAACATTTTCTTTAATTCTATTGAGCATTTTACTATCAGTGGGAATATAGTTTATGATCTTACtgatcacttggctaatttcaTTATTCTGAGTAATCTTAGTTCTCTCCCTTTTAATATACAAGTATATAAAAGGGACTACTCTAATTTTAACCAATCGACCTAAATCAGTGAGTTGCAATCTATAGACTGGCATAGtatttttaattctgactcTGATCCATCTAACATGTTCTGCTCATTCTACTCTACACTTTCTGATATAGTAGATAAACACATTCCTCTGAAACAATTATCTAAGAAAGAATTAAAATTTCAGTCCAAGCCGTGGATAACTCAAGGAATAAAAGTGTCTAttcaagtaaaaaataaattttctaaaaatatatttaagacCAAATCTCACTATTTTCACTCCAAGTTTAAACTTTATAGGAATAAATTAAACCATCTAAAACTaagcaaaaacaatattatagtaattcttttttaaaatacattaaAGATAGTAAAAGAATTTGGACTGGTATTAAACATATTATCCATCTTAAGCCTCCAACAAGTCATATAGCCATTAAAATTATTACCAACAGTAATGTCATAACTGATAATCATATGATTGCCGATAAGTTAAATAacttttttgctaata
The genomic region above belongs to Montipora capricornis isolate CH-2021 unplaced genomic scaffold, ASM3666992v2 scaffold_71, whole genome shotgun sequence and contains:
- the LOC138036932 gene encoding zinc finger MYM-type protein 1-like, producing the protein MRDLESIDQDSLTPDASIRDFQKPSEPSTPIDKGIQSDLRGIAELEQESPSSPTLTTMVPKQPVLPEYPGTKFSSESFTRQFQPDWYKKYPWLSYDVEKDVCVCFACIEFGKDASFVFKNWKNPSKLTKHSQSENHVSCMTKWLQFKAMERKNSSVLQQLSSAHQEQVIINRKYLQVIIECLIFTAMQNFAVRGHEESRKDIWKVSDINRGNFLELVHLRCKDLPWLQSNLQAQLQLHAQWTSPSIQNELLAIVSDLVLERITTEVRKSGYFGIIMDETSDISRTEEVYPCASGTLSMVRQKKLSLVSLPLPLRRGKFCTSSQKQS